A genomic window from Silene latifolia isolate original U9 population chromosome 11, ASM4854445v1, whole genome shotgun sequence includes:
- the LOC141613539 gene encoding uncharacterized protein LOC141613539, translating to MEQQYQELRSSLRRIPGMPPPMEMETPDGYTDSPFTDAITTVALLKGFSVLTMNIFDGTTDPRDHISQYMQKMMVTAAAGVAKEACMCKGFASTLSWVALQWFVSLPNKSISSFADQVNTFNLQFTSSRRTRKQPSDLYRIVQKIRESIKDYFTRFNTEKVAIRGCDKSTTDKDSDLYKELTMHPCERFEEVQHRATAALRLEEDILSRKRMLAFDRTSWKAPTEKKEEKAKPYIRPNINKVAEKSQQGEGSKYPPKLAEYGFTTGIEGLLKALRELGDQVRWPKPPTEDIPNDDRDRSKRCEYHQDIGQKTEDCFMLQKEVRFQVRKGNLDHLLSRGVRQDKRETANQVLPSAPPISTKIINVIIGGSELSELTYSAAKRRATESK from the coding sequence ATGGAGCAGCAGTACCAGGAATTACGCAGTAGCCTCAGGAGGATCCCAGGAATGCCGCCACCCATGGAGATGGAAACACCAGATGGTTACACTGACTCACCCTTCACAGACGCCATAACTACTGTAGCTTTACTGAAGGGGTTCAGCGTCCTTACGATGAATATTTTTGACGGTACAACAGATCCACGCGATCACATAAGTCAGTACATGCAGAAGATGATGGTGACTGCAGCGGCTGGAGTCGCCAAAGAAGCatgtatgtgcaaaggattcgcgTCAACCTTGTCTTGGGTGGCACTACAATGGTTCGTTAGCCTCCCTAACAAGTCTATATCCTCCttcgctgaccaagtcaacacctTTAACCTGCAGTTCACAAGCAGCAGAAGAACTCGAAAACAGCCTAGCGATCTTTATAGAATCGTGCAGAAAATCAGGGAGTCAATTAAAGATTACTTCACAAGATTCAATACAGAAAAGGTGGCAATACGAGGCTGTGACAAATCCACGACTGACAAGGATTCAGATTTATACAAAGAACTGACTATGCACCCATGTGAGAGATTCGAGGAAGTTCAGCACCGAGCTACGGCAGCACTGAGGCTGGAAGAAGACATCTTATCCAGGAAAAGAATGCTAGCATTTGATAGAACAAGCTGGAAGGCTCCAACGGAGAAAAAGGAGGAGAAAGCCAAACCGTACATCAGACCCAATATCAACAAGGTAGCAGAAAAATCGCAACAAGGGGAGGGTTCAAAATATCCACCCAAATTAGCCGAATACGGGTTCACTACAGGTATTGAAGGCTTGCTGAAAGCATTAAGGGAGTTAGGCGATCAAGTGAGGTGGCCTAAACCACCAACGGAGGACATACCAAATGACGATAGGGATCGCAGCAAGAGGTGCGAATATCACCAAGATATAGGGCAGAAAACGGAAGATTGCTTCATGCTCCAAAAAGAAGTAAGGTTCCAGGTACGGAAGGGAAACCTGGACCACCTGTTGTCACGTGGGGTCAGACAGGATAAGAGGGAAACAGCAAATCAGGTACTCCCTTCTGCTCCACCTATTAGCACCAAGATCATCAACGTGATAATAGGTGGATCCGAGTTATCCGAGTTAACTTACTCTGCGGCCAAGAGACGAGCTACAGAAAGTAAATGA